A single Glycine soja cultivar W05 chromosome 14, ASM419377v2, whole genome shotgun sequence DNA region contains:
- the LOC114384078 gene encoding esterase-like, whose translation FAILMPKQEYFTNAFYTFDIDQNDLTAGFFGNLIVQVNASVPDIINSFSKNVTIDIYISGARSFWIHNTGPISCLPLILANFRSAETDAYDFAKPYNEVAQYFNHKLKEVVVLLRKDLPLAAIIYVNIYSVKYSLFSNPRKYGFRDPLVACCGFGGKYNYNNDVGCAETIEVNGSRIFVGSSTRPSVRVVWDGIHYTEAANKFIFSQISTGAFSDPPLPLNMACHKSVGQPFLGLSCNNLFQFSNLWSRY comes from the exons TTTGCAATCTTGATGCCCAAACAAGAGTATTTTACTAATGCTTTCTACACGTTTGATATTGATCAAAATGATCTTACTGCTGGCTTTTTTGGAAACTTGATTGTACAAGTCAATGCTTCTGTACCTGATATAATCAATAGTTTCTCAAAAAATGTTACGATA GATATATATATTTCGGGAGCAAGATCATTTTGGATACACAACACAGGACCCATTAGCTGCCTCCCTTTAATTTTGGCCAATTTTCGGTCAGCTGAAACGGATGCTTATGATTTTGCAAAGCCATATAATGAAGTGGCTCAGTATTTCAACCACAAGTTAAAGGAAGTTGTGGTTCTACTTCGCAAAGATCTTCCTTTGGCTGCAATCATATATGTAAATATCTACTCTGTTAAGTACTCTCTTTTCAGCAACCCAAGGAAATATG GATTTAGGGACCCCCTTGTAGCTTGTTGTGGCTTTGGAGGGAAGTATAACTACAATAATGATGTTGGATGTGCAGAAACTATAGAGGTCAATGGAAGTAGAATTTTTGTGGGTTCTTCTACAAGACCATCTGTTAGAGTGGTATGGGATGGGATCCACTACACTGAGGCAGCTAACAAGTTCATCTTTAGTCAAATTTCTACAGGAGCTTTCTCTGATCCACCCCTTCCCTTGAATATGGCATGTCACAAGTC AGTTGGGCAACCTTTTCTGGGACTTTCTTGCAACAATTTGTTCCAATTTTCAAACTTATGGTCAAGATATTAA
- the LOC114384079 gene encoding uncharacterized protein LOC114384079 gives MCSRVAGECVRHLWITGVGLCERLQTIGEELSIYAKNLGINLEFSVVEKNLENLKPEDIKVREKEVLVVNSILQLHCMVKESGGALNLVLQMIHGLGILVVLIRSFLSQPQTEMEAVCGSFWVTSFLPRSPKSTLPLFRSTHQHLTAFPSQSHLFLYHPPPYANAKTLRARTSFKPAIFLPHLIASLEQVDQTYIMVKPDGVQRGLVGEIISRFEKKGFKLTGLKLFECSKELVEEHYKDLKQKLFFPKLIDYITSGPVMCMAWEGVGVVASARKLIGATYPLQAEPGTIRGDLAVQTRRNVVHGSDNPENGKHEIGKASYAILRTCQWNPTSWADYIVKKVTVNTSPEVGADNLCEVLMIDDKDNSFSTPSFRIRYARQDVILAIMISFYVSYGRYEGKSSAVILNFELFHTPTLEMRLVNDALSPLLFIN, from the exons ATGTGTAGCCGCGTAGCCGGCGAATGTGTTCGTCACCTGTGGATCACGGGGGTGGGGCTCTGTGAGAGGCTTCAAACCATTGGAGAAGAACTCTCCATTTATGCAAAAAATTTGGGCATCAACTTGGAGTTCTCGGTGGTGGAGAAGAATTTGGAAAATCTGAAACCAGAGGACATAAAAGTGAGGGAAAAAGAGGTTCTTGTGGTGAATAGCATTCTACAGCTGCATTGCATGGTGAAGGAAAGCGGTGGGGCTTTGAATTTGGTGCTGCAAATGATTCACGGGCTAGGAATTTTGGTTGTTCTTATCCGTAGTTTTCTCTCACAGCCGCAGACAGAGATGGAAGCTGTGTGTGGAAGTTTTTGGGTCACATCCTTTCTTCCACGCTCACCCAAGTCTACTCTCCCTCTATTTCGCTCTACTCATCAACACCTAACAGCATTTCCTTCACAATCCCATCTTTTCTTATATCACCCTCCTCCCTATGCCAATGCTAAAACCCTCCGCGCCAGAACCTCCTTCAAACCCGCCATTTTCCTTCCCCACTTAATTGCTTCTTTG GAACAAGTTGACCAGACTTACATAATGGTCAAGCCCGACGGCGTGCAACGTGGCCTC GTGGGAGAAATTatttctaggtttgagaagAAGGGGTTTAAGTTAACCGGCTTGAAGCTCTTCGAGTGCTCAAAGGAATTAGTTGAG GAGCATTACAAGGATCTAAAACAAAAGTTATTCTTCCCCAAGCTAATTGACTATATTACTTCAGGTCCTGTTATGTGTATG GCTTGGGAGGGTGTTGGGGTAGTCGCATCGGCCCGTAAACTTATAGGTGCTACATATCCTCTTCAAGCTGAACCAGGCACAATAAGAGGAGACCTTGCTGTTCAGACACGAAG GAATGTTGTTCATGGCAGTGACAATCCTGAGAATGGCAAGCATGAAATAGGTAAGGCCTCTTATGCTATCCTGAGAACTTGCCAA TGGAACCCCACCTCTTGGGCAGACTATATTGTGAAGAAAGTGACTGTGAATActt CTCCTGAAGTGGGTGCCGACAATTTATGTGAAGTTTTGATGATTGATGATAAAGACAATAGTTTTTCAACGCCGTCATTCCGGATTAGATATGCAAGGCAGGATGTAATTCTTGCTATCATGATCTCATTTTATGTATCTTATGGCAGATACGAG GGAAAATCTTCTGCTGTTATCTTGAACTTTGAGCTCTTTCACACTCCAACACTTGAAATGCGGTTAGTTAATGATGCTCTTTCTCCTCTTCTGTTCATTAACTGA
- the LOC114383771 gene encoding O-fucosyltransferase 10-like isoform X1 produces the protein MKSKTGGNGLTHETVGVGGGCGSSSSPSPPPSPRRHSGGPRCRRRVRPEKNSSESRRLVAGIMARRSLRFFFLLPLVYISGLLMCVGPFSALIGHTLLPGSRYRSHEIFHNLWHDIEGDNSSATELASVWKYKRKLREQKPCPNLTALHREHFVSPGLNGFLIVEANGGLNQQRSAICNAVAVAGLLNAILVIPQLEFHNVWKDPSEFGDIYDEDHFISTLDGYVKVVKELPEALMERHNYNMTNITNIRVQAWAPVSYYLGVVSPILQKEGVIRIAPFANRLAMSVPPHIQFLRCLTNYKALRFSSSISVLGKKLVYRMIEKSSRTDGKYIAVHLRFEEDMVAFSCCVYDGGKAEKLEMDSVREKGWRAKFKRKDRIILPDLNRVNGKCPLTPLEVGMMLRGMGFDNNTSIYLASGKIYHAERYLAPLIKMFPNLYTKESLATSDELAPFMGYSSQLAALDYTVCLSSEVFVTTQGGNFPHFLMGHRRFIYDGHAKTIIPDKRKLVVLLDDVSISWRAFKDQMEDMLTESDRKGIMVPRVRKINRKTSVYTYPLPECRCLQQSLANQIDRNLVILDDYNGTKA, from the exons ATGAAATCCAAAACCGGCGGAAACGGTCTCACTCATGAGACCGTCGGCGTCGGCGGGGGGTGCGGGAGCAGCAGCTCTCCAAGTCCTCCGCCGTCGCCGCGTCGTCACTCGGGTGGTCCGCGGTGCCGGAGGCGGGTGAGGCCGGAGAAGAATTCGTCGGAGAGCCGGCGGCTGGTGGCCGGCATTATGGCGCGGCGGAGCCTCCGGTTCTTCTTCCTGCTGCCGCTGGTGTACATCTCGGGGCTGCTGATGTGCGTGGGGCCCTTCTCCGCCCTCATTGGCCACACTCTTCTCCCCGGCTCTCGCTACCGCAGCCACGAGATCTTCCACAACCTCTGGCACGATATCGAGGGTGATAATTCCTCTGCCACTGAG TTGGCTTCTGTGTGGAAGTATAAAAGGAAGTTGAGGGAGCAGAAGCCATGTCCGAATTTGACGGCATTGCATCGTGAACATTTTG TGTCACCTGGACTGAATGGGTTTTTGATTGTGGAGGCCAATGGGGGTCTTAACCAGCAACGCTCTGCG ATTTGCAATGCTGTGGCTGTGGCTGGACTCCTGAATGCAATACTAGTTATACCTCAGCTTGAGTTTCACAATGTGTGGAAAGATCCAAG TGAATTTGGGGATATATATGATGAAGATCATTTTATATCCACACTTGATGGTTATGTGAAGGTGGTCAAAGAACTGCCTGAGGCACTAATGGAGCGGCATAATTACAATATGACTAATATCACTAACATCAGAGTTCAAGCTTGGGCTCCTGTCAGTTATTACCTTGGAGTTGTTTCTCCTATCTTGCAAAAGGAAGG GGTAATTCGAATAGCTCCATTTGCCAATCGTTTGGCAATGAGTGTCCCTCCACATATTCAATTTCTAAGATGTCTTACTAATTATAAAGCAttgaggttttcttcttcaatatCTGTACTAGGCAAGAAATTAGTTTACCGAATGATTGAGAAGAGCTCAAGGACAGATGGAAAATACATTGCTGTGCATCTTCGTTTTGAGGAG GATATGGTAGCATTCTCTTGTTGTGTATATGATGGAGGAAAGGcagaaaagttggaaatggaTTCAGTTCGAGAAAAAGGGTGGAGggcaaaatttaaaagaaaagaccGTATCATTTTACCTGACCTTAATCGGGTTAATGGAAAATGCCCACTAACCCCTCTAGAG GTTGGTATGATGCTGCGTGGCATGGGATTTGATAACAATACTTCAATATACTTAGCTTCTGGGAAAATATATCATGCAGAGAGATATTTGGCTCctttgataaagatgttccccAATCTGTATACAAAGGAGTCTCTTGCAACATCAGATGAGCTTGCTCCTTTTATG GGCTATTCCTCCCAATTAGCTGCACTGGACTACACAGTATGCTTGTCTAGTGAGGTTTTTGTAACAACTCAGGGTGGTAACTTCCCCCATTTTTTGATGGGCCATAGAAGATTCATCTATGATGGCCATGCCAAGACAATTATCCCAGATAAGCGCAAGCTTGTTGTTCTTTTGGATGACGTGAGTATTAG TTGGAGAGCTTTCAAGGATCAGATGGAAGACATGCTCACTGAAAGTGACCGCAAAGGAATCATGGTACCTAGAGttagaaaaataaacagaaaaactTCTGTCTACACGTACCCCTTACCAGAATGCAGGTGCCTACAACAGTCTCTTGCCAATCAAATTGACCGCAATCTTGTTATTCTGGATGATTACAACGGAACAAAAGCTTAA
- the LOC114383771 gene encoding O-fucosyltransferase 11-like isoform X2 gives MLASVWKYKRKLREQKPCPNLTALHREHFVSPGLNGFLIVEANGGLNQQRSAICNAVAVAGLLNAILVIPQLEFHNVWKDPSEFGDIYDEDHFISTLDGYVKVVKELPEALMERHNYNMTNITNIRVQAWAPVSYYLGVVSPILQKEGVIRIAPFANRLAMSVPPHIQFLRCLTNYKALRFSSSISVLGKKLVYRMIEKSSRTDGKYIAVHLRFEEDMVAFSCCVYDGGKAEKLEMDSVREKGWRAKFKRKDRIILPDLNRVNGKCPLTPLEVGMMLRGMGFDNNTSIYLASGKIYHAERYLAPLIKMFPNLYTKESLATSDELAPFMGYSSQLAALDYTVCLSSEVFVTTQGGNFPHFLMGHRRFIYDGHAKTIIPDKRKLVVLLDDVSISWRAFKDQMEDMLTESDRKGIMVPRVRKINRKTSVYTYPLPECRCLQQSLANQIDRNLVILDDYNGTKA, from the exons ATG TTGGCTTCTGTGTGGAAGTATAAAAGGAAGTTGAGGGAGCAGAAGCCATGTCCGAATTTGACGGCATTGCATCGTGAACATTTTG TGTCACCTGGACTGAATGGGTTTTTGATTGTGGAGGCCAATGGGGGTCTTAACCAGCAACGCTCTGCG ATTTGCAATGCTGTGGCTGTGGCTGGACTCCTGAATGCAATACTAGTTATACCTCAGCTTGAGTTTCACAATGTGTGGAAAGATCCAAG TGAATTTGGGGATATATATGATGAAGATCATTTTATATCCACACTTGATGGTTATGTGAAGGTGGTCAAAGAACTGCCTGAGGCACTAATGGAGCGGCATAATTACAATATGACTAATATCACTAACATCAGAGTTCAAGCTTGGGCTCCTGTCAGTTATTACCTTGGAGTTGTTTCTCCTATCTTGCAAAAGGAAGG GGTAATTCGAATAGCTCCATTTGCCAATCGTTTGGCAATGAGTGTCCCTCCACATATTCAATTTCTAAGATGTCTTACTAATTATAAAGCAttgaggttttcttcttcaatatCTGTACTAGGCAAGAAATTAGTTTACCGAATGATTGAGAAGAGCTCAAGGACAGATGGAAAATACATTGCTGTGCATCTTCGTTTTGAGGAG GATATGGTAGCATTCTCTTGTTGTGTATATGATGGAGGAAAGGcagaaaagttggaaatggaTTCAGTTCGAGAAAAAGGGTGGAGggcaaaatttaaaagaaaagaccGTATCATTTTACCTGACCTTAATCGGGTTAATGGAAAATGCCCACTAACCCCTCTAGAG GTTGGTATGATGCTGCGTGGCATGGGATTTGATAACAATACTTCAATATACTTAGCTTCTGGGAAAATATATCATGCAGAGAGATATTTGGCTCctttgataaagatgttccccAATCTGTATACAAAGGAGTCTCTTGCAACATCAGATGAGCTTGCTCCTTTTATG GGCTATTCCTCCCAATTAGCTGCACTGGACTACACAGTATGCTTGTCTAGTGAGGTTTTTGTAACAACTCAGGGTGGTAACTTCCCCCATTTTTTGATGGGCCATAGAAGATTCATCTATGATGGCCATGCCAAGACAATTATCCCAGATAAGCGCAAGCTTGTTGTTCTTTTGGATGACGTGAGTATTAG TTGGAGAGCTTTCAAGGATCAGATGGAAGACATGCTCACTGAAAGTGACCGCAAAGGAATCATGGTACCTAGAGttagaaaaataaacagaaaaactTCTGTCTACACGTACCCCTTACCAGAATGCAGGTGCCTACAACAGTCTCTTGCCAATCAAATTGACCGCAATCTTGTTATTCTGGATGATTACAACGGAACAAAAGCTTAA